A single region of the Brassica rapa cultivar Chiifu-401-42 chromosome A03, CAAS_Brap_v3.01, whole genome shotgun sequence genome encodes:
- the LOC103860696 gene encoding kinesin-like protein KIN-7G isoform X1 translates to MKMAAGEDQMQGSSGREEKIFVSVRLRPLNVKERVKNEEADWECINDETVIYRSHLSLSERSMYPTAYTFDRVFGPERCTKEVYDQGAKEVALSVVSGVHASVFAYGQTSSGKTYTMSGITDYALADIYDYIAQHKEREFVLKFSAMEIYNESVRDLLSTDISPLRLLDDPEKGTVVEKLTEETLRGWNHFKELLSICIDQRHIGETALNEVSSRSHQILRLTVESTAREYLANNKFSTLTATVNFIDLAGSERASQSFSGGTRLKEGGHINRSLLTLGTVIRKLSKGKTGHIPFRDSKLTRILQSSLGGNARTAIICTMSPARIHVEQSRNTLLFASCAKEVTTNAQVNIVMSDKVLVKHLQRELAKLENELRSPRQALPVSDTTALLIEKDLQIQKLNKEVFQLAKQLEGAHTRIDDLQQIIGESPIKEILPTNSEHANLVLGHQYPKLRVRSSWESLYITPESPASAQRSSMISPQSTEHGSDENVFQLTDFRIDSGATSPGQQCLSFVTPGKFTKVRLNIRGAESTNHKGKSVDQEERLHEVDEPSEVGSEDTCTELRCIETESPGIIMSPEPNMLQDRSMAMNALPVYVLDSKNLRPPTEIVEEEECVKEVSAVFIEPKEKGEPVKTSTHLSVTDRSSNLRRDPGFLDSVTLSPEKPYSLHLEKQRVGGVSHTRSRSCGTSFVSGSSSSLYEHERDAYTPPTWYQKESAESNLKPSNIKRPPLPTHSSRMSMPATWFEKDFNRNQRTPAALDGVNKRKSSMNSSQVSSSSAPVSRLQTSGRASNSQEEGDESGPQRDKRIIHLSMEEIEQKFLALRSTKSFKDAAVDPIQDYLTTPLNWPLEFKRLEMEIIELWHVCNVSMAHRSYFFLLFRGDEKDCLYMEVELRRLKYIRETFTNNNKAIENGRTLTSMSSLRALNRERYKLSQLMQKKLTKEERENLFLRWGIGLNTKHRRLQLAHRVWSESKDMDHVRESASVVGKLMGFVDMDLASREMFGLNFSLKPRPKKSSLWKRSVLSLSIL, encoded by the exons ATGAAGATGGCTGCAGGAGAGGATCAGATGCAAGGATCTTCCGGGAGGGAAGAGAAGATTTTTGTTTCTGTTCGTTTGAGGCCACTGAATGTGAAAGAAAGGGTAAAGAACGAAGAGGCAGATTGGGAGTGTATCAACGATGAAACAGTCATATACAGGAGCCATCTTTCCCTTTCCGAGCGTTCCATGTACCCCACTGCGTACACATTTG ACAGAGTGTTTGGCCCTGAGCGTTGTACCAAGGAGGTGTACGATCAAGGGGCGAAAGAAGTGGCTCTCTCTGTTGTTAGTGGGGTTCATG CTAGTGTCTTTGCATACGGACAAACAAGCAGTGGAAAGACTTACACTATGAGTGGAATTACTGACTACGCCTTGGCAGATATATATGATTACATTGCACAG CATAAGGAAAGAGAATTCGTTCTGAAATTCTCAGCTATGGAGATCTATAACGAGTCTGTAAGAGACCTCTTGAGTACAGACATTAGTCCACTCAGACTTCTAGATGATCCTGAG AAAGGGACAGTTGTTGAGAAACTCACAGAGGAAACTCTGCGGGGCTGGAATCATTTTAAGGAGCTTTTATCAATCTGTATAG ATCAAAGACACATTGGAGAGACAGCTTTAAACGAAGTTAGTTCACGCTCTCATCAGATTCTGAGATTG ACGGTCGAAAGCACAGCACGTGAATATTTAGCGAATAATAAATTTAGCACACTCACTGCGACAGTG AACTTCATTGATCTTGCTGGAAGCGAGCGTGCATCTCAATCATTTTCAGGTGGCACAAGGTTGAAAGAAGGTGGTCATATAAACCGAAGTTTACTAACACTAGGAACTGTCATTCGAAAGCTAAG TAAAGGAAAAACTGGACACATTCCATTCAGAGACTCAAAGCTGACACGCATACTTCAGTCTTCATTGGGAGGAAACGCCAGAACTGCCATAATCTGCACCATGAGTCCTGCAAGAATCCACGTTGAGCAATCAAGAAACACTTTGTTGTTCGCAAGCTGTGCAAAGGAGGTGACAACAAATGCGCAAGTGAACATCGTCATGTCTGATAAAGTTTTAGTTAAACATTTACAGAGGGAATTGGCTAAACTGGAGAATGAGTTGAGAAGCCCTCGTCAAGCTCTTCCTGTGTCTGACACAACCGCATTACTGATTGAGAAGGATCTCCAAATTCAAAAG CTAAATAAAGAGGTGTTCCAATTAGCAAAACAATTAGAGGGGGCTCATACTCGGATTGATGATCTCCAACAAATTATTGGAGAATCACCAATAAAAGAGATACTTCCAACAAACTCAGAACATGCAAAT TTGGTTCTTGGACATCAATACCCCAAGCTGCGGGTGCGCAGTTCATGGGAATCTCTATATATAACACCAGAAAGCCCTGCATCAGCTCAGCGATCCAGTATGATTTCCCCACAATCAACCGAGCACGGTTCTGACGAGAATGTCTTCCAGCTCACCGACTTTAGGATTGATTCTGGTGCAACTAGTCCAGGCCAACAATGCCTTTCATTTGTGACTCCTGGGAAATTCACAAAAGTTCGACTTAATATTCGTGGAGCAGAAAGTACAAACCACAAGGGGAAATCTGTAGATCAGGAGGAGAGGTTGCATGAAGTGGACGAACCAAGTGAGGTGGGTTCTGAAGATACTTGCACGGAACTTCGATGCATAGAAACAGAGAGCCCTGGTATCATCATGTCTCCCGAGCCAAACATGCTTCAAGACCGGTCTATGGCTATGAATGCGCTACCAGTATATGTACTAGATTCAAAGAACTTAAGACCACCAACAGAAattgtagaagaagaagagtgtgtAAAGGAAGTCAGTGCCGTCTTTATCGAACCAAAGGAAAAAGGTGAACCCGTCAAAACCTCCACACATTTGTCAGTAACTGACAGATCTTCTAACCTCAGAAGAGACCCTGGATTTCTAGATTCTGTCACCCTGTCTCCTGAAAAGCCTTATAGTTTGCATCTTGAGAAACAAAGAGTAGGAGGCGTGAGCCATACTAGAAGTCGAAGCTGCGGAACAAGCTTTGTATCcggttcttcctcttctttgtaTGAGCATGAGAGAGACGCTTACACACCACCAACCTGGTATCAGAAAGAAAGTGCTGAGAGCAATCTGAAACCGTCCAACATCAAGAGGCCGCCATTACCAACGCATTCTAGCCGGATGAGCATGCCAGCAACTTGGTTTGAGAAAGACTTCAACCGCAACCAAAGAACGCCAGCTGCTTTAGATGGTGTTAATAAGAGAAAGTCATCAATGAATAGCTCACAGGTGTCTTCCTCTAGCGCCCCTGTGTCTAGGCTTCAGACAAGTGGTAGAGCTTCCAACAGCcaggaggaaggtgatgagagTGGTCCCCAGAGGGACAAGCGAATCATTCATTTATCG ATGGAGGAAATAGAACAGAAGTTCTTGGCTCTGAGATCAACAAAGAGCTTCAAGGACGCTGCGGTGGACCCCATACAAGACTATTTAACCACGCCACTGAACTGGCCGTTGGAGTTCAAGAGACTGGAGATGGAGATTATAGAACTATGGCATGTTTGCAATGTTTCCATGGCACACAGAAGTtacttcttccttctcttcagAGGGGATGAGAAAGATTGCTTGTACATGGAAGTAGAACTCCGTAGGCTCAAGTACATTAGAGAAACCTttaccaacaacaacaaagctATTGAAAATGGACGCACTCTTACATCAATGtccag CCTAAGGGCGTTGAACAGGGAGAGGTACAAGCTGAGTCAGCTGATGCAGAAGAAACTGacaaaagaagagagagagaacctGTTCTTGCGATGGGGTATTGGGCTGAACACAAAGCACAGACGGCTCCAGCTGGCGCATCGTGTCTGGTCAGAGAGCAAAGACATGGATCATGTACGAGAGAGCGCC
- the LOC103860696 gene encoding kinesin-like protein KIN-7G isoform X2, which produces MSGITDYALADIYDYIAQHKEREFVLKFSAMEIYNESVRDLLSTDISPLRLLDDPEKGTVVEKLTEETLRGWNHFKELLSICIDQRHIGETALNEVSSRSHQILRLTVESTAREYLANNKFSTLTATVNFIDLAGSERASQSFSGGTRLKEGGHINRSLLTLGTVIRKLSKGKTGHIPFRDSKLTRILQSSLGGNARTAIICTMSPARIHVEQSRNTLLFASCAKEVTTNAQVNIVMSDKVLVKHLQRELAKLENELRSPRQALPVSDTTALLIEKDLQIQKLNKEVFQLAKQLEGAHTRIDDLQQIIGESPIKEILPTNSEHANLVLGHQYPKLRVRSSWESLYITPESPASAQRSSMISPQSTEHGSDENVFQLTDFRIDSGATSPGQQCLSFVTPGKFTKVRLNIRGAESTNHKGKSVDQEERLHEVDEPSEVGSEDTCTELRCIETESPGIIMSPEPNMLQDRSMAMNALPVYVLDSKNLRPPTEIVEEEECVKEVSAVFIEPKEKGEPVKTSTHLSVTDRSSNLRRDPGFLDSVTLSPEKPYSLHLEKQRVGGVSHTRSRSCGTSFVSGSSSSLYEHERDAYTPPTWYQKESAESNLKPSNIKRPPLPTHSSRMSMPATWFEKDFNRNQRTPAALDGVNKRKSSMNSSQVSSSSAPVSRLQTSGRASNSQEEGDESGPQRDKRIIHLSMEEIEQKFLALRSTKSFKDAAVDPIQDYLTTPLNWPLEFKRLEMEIIELWHVCNVSMAHRSYFFLLFRGDEKDCLYMEVELRRLKYIRETFTNNNKAIENGRTLTSMSSLRALNRERYKLSQLMQKKLTKEERENLFLRWGIGLNTKHRRLQLAHRVWSESKDMDHVRESASVVGKLMGFVDMDLASREMFGLNFSLKPRPKKSSLWKRSVLSLSIL; this is translated from the exons ATGAGTGGAATTACTGACTACGCCTTGGCAGATATATATGATTACATTGCACAG CATAAGGAAAGAGAATTCGTTCTGAAATTCTCAGCTATGGAGATCTATAACGAGTCTGTAAGAGACCTCTTGAGTACAGACATTAGTCCACTCAGACTTCTAGATGATCCTGAG AAAGGGACAGTTGTTGAGAAACTCACAGAGGAAACTCTGCGGGGCTGGAATCATTTTAAGGAGCTTTTATCAATCTGTATAG ATCAAAGACACATTGGAGAGACAGCTTTAAACGAAGTTAGTTCACGCTCTCATCAGATTCTGAGATTG ACGGTCGAAAGCACAGCACGTGAATATTTAGCGAATAATAAATTTAGCACACTCACTGCGACAGTG AACTTCATTGATCTTGCTGGAAGCGAGCGTGCATCTCAATCATTTTCAGGTGGCACAAGGTTGAAAGAAGGTGGTCATATAAACCGAAGTTTACTAACACTAGGAACTGTCATTCGAAAGCTAAG TAAAGGAAAAACTGGACACATTCCATTCAGAGACTCAAAGCTGACACGCATACTTCAGTCTTCATTGGGAGGAAACGCCAGAACTGCCATAATCTGCACCATGAGTCCTGCAAGAATCCACGTTGAGCAATCAAGAAACACTTTGTTGTTCGCAAGCTGTGCAAAGGAGGTGACAACAAATGCGCAAGTGAACATCGTCATGTCTGATAAAGTTTTAGTTAAACATTTACAGAGGGAATTGGCTAAACTGGAGAATGAGTTGAGAAGCCCTCGTCAAGCTCTTCCTGTGTCTGACACAACCGCATTACTGATTGAGAAGGATCTCCAAATTCAAAAG CTAAATAAAGAGGTGTTCCAATTAGCAAAACAATTAGAGGGGGCTCATACTCGGATTGATGATCTCCAACAAATTATTGGAGAATCACCAATAAAAGAGATACTTCCAACAAACTCAGAACATGCAAAT TTGGTTCTTGGACATCAATACCCCAAGCTGCGGGTGCGCAGTTCATGGGAATCTCTATATATAACACCAGAAAGCCCTGCATCAGCTCAGCGATCCAGTATGATTTCCCCACAATCAACCGAGCACGGTTCTGACGAGAATGTCTTCCAGCTCACCGACTTTAGGATTGATTCTGGTGCAACTAGTCCAGGCCAACAATGCCTTTCATTTGTGACTCCTGGGAAATTCACAAAAGTTCGACTTAATATTCGTGGAGCAGAAAGTACAAACCACAAGGGGAAATCTGTAGATCAGGAGGAGAGGTTGCATGAAGTGGACGAACCAAGTGAGGTGGGTTCTGAAGATACTTGCACGGAACTTCGATGCATAGAAACAGAGAGCCCTGGTATCATCATGTCTCCCGAGCCAAACATGCTTCAAGACCGGTCTATGGCTATGAATGCGCTACCAGTATATGTACTAGATTCAAAGAACTTAAGACCACCAACAGAAattgtagaagaagaagagtgtgtAAAGGAAGTCAGTGCCGTCTTTATCGAACCAAAGGAAAAAGGTGAACCCGTCAAAACCTCCACACATTTGTCAGTAACTGACAGATCTTCTAACCTCAGAAGAGACCCTGGATTTCTAGATTCTGTCACCCTGTCTCCTGAAAAGCCTTATAGTTTGCATCTTGAGAAACAAAGAGTAGGAGGCGTGAGCCATACTAGAAGTCGAAGCTGCGGAACAAGCTTTGTATCcggttcttcctcttctttgtaTGAGCATGAGAGAGACGCTTACACACCACCAACCTGGTATCAGAAAGAAAGTGCTGAGAGCAATCTGAAACCGTCCAACATCAAGAGGCCGCCATTACCAACGCATTCTAGCCGGATGAGCATGCCAGCAACTTGGTTTGAGAAAGACTTCAACCGCAACCAAAGAACGCCAGCTGCTTTAGATGGTGTTAATAAGAGAAAGTCATCAATGAATAGCTCACAGGTGTCTTCCTCTAGCGCCCCTGTGTCTAGGCTTCAGACAAGTGGTAGAGCTTCCAACAGCcaggaggaaggtgatgagagTGGTCCCCAGAGGGACAAGCGAATCATTCATTTATCG ATGGAGGAAATAGAACAGAAGTTCTTGGCTCTGAGATCAACAAAGAGCTTCAAGGACGCTGCGGTGGACCCCATACAAGACTATTTAACCACGCCACTGAACTGGCCGTTGGAGTTCAAGAGACTGGAGATGGAGATTATAGAACTATGGCATGTTTGCAATGTTTCCATGGCACACAGAAGTtacttcttccttctcttcagAGGGGATGAGAAAGATTGCTTGTACATGGAAGTAGAACTCCGTAGGCTCAAGTACATTAGAGAAACCTttaccaacaacaacaaagctATTGAAAATGGACGCACTCTTACATCAATGtccag CCTAAGGGCGTTGAACAGGGAGAGGTACAAGCTGAGTCAGCTGATGCAGAAGAAACTGacaaaagaagagagagagaacctGTTCTTGCGATGGGGTATTGGGCTGAACACAAAGCACAGACGGCTCCAGCTGGCGCATCGTGTCTGGTCAGAGAGCAAAGACATGGATCATGTACGAGAGAGCGCC